One window from the genome of Betaproteobacteria bacterium encodes:
- the purF gene encoding amidophosphoribosyltransferase, with amino-acid sequence MCGIIGVVARSPVNQILYDGLTVLQHRGQDAAGICTAEGHSFNMHKGSGMVRDVFRTRDMRGLVGTMGIAHCRYPTAGSASSVAESQPFYVNSPFGIVLGHNGNLVNAEELRKSLFLEDRRHINTSSDSEVLLNVLAHEIDYACGGGDRLTPDAIFKAVRGVHRRVKGAYAVVAMIAGYGLLAFRDPKGIRPLIIGRGDTEKGVEFVVASESVSLDALGFKAMRDVAPGEAVLIDQSGNLYSRQCADAPSLNPCIFEFVYLARPDSVIDGISVYESRRNMGKSLADKIVAAGIAPEIDVVIPIPDSSRPSALEVASKLGKSYREGFIKNRYIGRTFIMPGQELRKKSVRQKLNAMAVEFKDKNVLLVDDSIVRGTTSREIVQMARECGAKKVFFASAAPPVRFPNVYGIDMPTRSELIAAERDESQIAEAIGADAVIYQDLASLIADVRACNPAIERFDCSCFDGVYITGDVSSEYLAGIEASRNDGESNGGTRLSSYQLDLGLSAVD; translated from the coding sequence ATGTGCGGAATCATCGGAGTCGTCGCGCGCAGCCCCGTCAACCAGATTCTCTATGACGGGCTCACGGTCCTTCAGCACCGCGGGCAGGATGCCGCGGGCATCTGCACGGCGGAAGGCCACAGCTTCAACATGCACAAGGGCAGCGGCATGGTTCGCGATGTCTTCCGCACGCGCGACATGCGCGGTCTCGTGGGAACGATGGGCATCGCCCACTGTCGCTACCCCACCGCCGGCTCGGCCTCGTCGGTGGCCGAATCACAGCCCTTTTACGTGAACTCCCCGTTCGGCATCGTGCTGGGGCACAACGGCAACCTCGTGAACGCGGAGGAACTGCGCAAGTCACTGTTCCTCGAGGATCGCAGGCACATCAACACGAGCTCCGATTCCGAGGTGCTGCTTAACGTCCTGGCCCACGAGATCGACTATGCCTGCGGCGGAGGCGACCGCCTTACCCCGGACGCCATCTTCAAGGCTGTGCGCGGCGTGCACCGGCGCGTCAAGGGCGCGTATGCGGTGGTTGCGATGATTGCCGGCTATGGGTTGCTTGCCTTCCGCGATCCCAAGGGCATCCGCCCCCTCATCATCGGACGGGGCGACACGGAGAAGGGCGTCGAGTTCGTCGTCGCCTCGGAGAGCGTGTCGCTCGACGCGCTCGGCTTCAAGGCGATGCGGGACGTGGCGCCGGGGGAGGCGGTCCTCATCGACCAGAGCGGCAACCTCTACAGCCGGCAGTGTGCCGACGCCCCGTCGCTCAACCCGTGCATCTTCGAATTCGTGTACCTCGCGAGGCCCGATTCGGTGATCGACGGCATCTCCGTCTACGAGAGCCGCCGCAACATGGGCAAGAGCCTGGCGGACAAGATCGTCGCCGCGGGGATCGCGCCCGAGATCGACGTCGTGATCCCGATCCCGGACTCGAGCCGTCCGAGCGCCCTGGAAGTCGCCTCCAAGCTGGGCAAGTCCTACCGCGAGGGCTTCATCAAGAACCGCTACATCGGGCGCACCTTCATCATGCCGGGGCAGGAGTTGCGCAAGAAAAGCGTGCGGCAGAAGCTCAACGCGATGGCCGTCGAGTTCAAGGACAAGAACGTCCTCCTGGTGGACGATTCCATCGTGCGCGGAACGACGAGCCGCGAGATCGTGCAGATGGCGCGCGAGTGCGGGGCGAAGAAGGTGTTTTTCGCATCGGCCGCTCCGCCCGTGCGCTTTCCCAACGTCTATGGCATCGACATGCCGACACGCTCCGAGCTGATCGCGGCCGAACGCGACGAGTCCCAGATCGCCGAGGCGATCGGGGCCGACGCCGTCATTTACCAGGATCTCGCGTCGCTGATTGCGGACGTGCGCGCCTGCAACCCCGCCATCGAGCGCTTCGATTGCTCCTGCTTCGACGGCGTCTACATCACGGGCGACGTCTCCAGCGAATACCTCGCGGGCATCGAGGCTTCGCGCAACGACGGCGAATCGAACGGCGGCACGCGTCTGTCGAGCTACCAGCTCGACCTCGGCCTCTCGGCCGTGGATTGA
- a CDS encoding SPOR domain-containing protein has product MPSDPTAEQVEFRRKGRQRLIGAVVLAVAAVVFVPMLLDPEPRRERVEPLLAIPPRDGAPPLMPATASVEPVARPEPAKVPLNQAPGPAAAPTPAPAQEASPESRKTVEPRTSEFKPAAPRAPSAKPEPKPAPPEPKLEGFAVQVGAFKDESVLAQAREKVASTRLPHYAERLGGDAGELTRLRAGPFPTREAADTAAARLKRAGLPDARVVPLP; this is encoded by the coding sequence ATGCCGAGTGATCCCACTGCCGAGCAGGTCGAATTTCGCCGCAAGGGCCGGCAGCGCCTGATCGGCGCGGTCGTGCTTGCCGTTGCTGCGGTGGTATTCGTTCCGATGCTGCTCGATCCCGAGCCGCGCCGGGAACGCGTCGAGCCGCTCCTCGCGATACCGCCCAGGGACGGCGCGCCGCCTCTGATGCCCGCGACGGCGTCCGTCGAGCCGGTAGCCAGGCCGGAACCAGCGAAAGTCCCCTTGAATCAGGCTCCCGGCCCGGCCGCTGCGCCGACGCCCGCGCCGGCGCAGGAGGCGTCCCCCGAGAGCCGGAAGACGGTGGAACCCAGGACCTCTGAATTCAAGCCTGCTGCGCCCAGGGCGCCGAGTGCAAAGCCCGAACCGAAACCCGCGCCCCCGGAGCCGAAGCTCGAGGGGTTCGCCGTGCAGGTGGGCGCATTCAAGGACGAATCGGTGCTCGCGCAGGCCCGCGAGAAGGTCGCATCGACTCGCCTTCCCCATTACGCCGAGCGCCTCGGAGGCGACGCGGGAGAACTCACGCGCCTTCGCGCGGGGCCGTTTCCCACCCGCGAGGCGGCTGACACGGCTGCCGCCCGGCTCAAGCGCGCCGGACTGCCCGATGCCCGCGTGGTGCCGTTGCCGTGA
- a CDS encoding peptidyl-prolyl cis-trans isomerase: protein MKPTRRLLAASLLLVLAGVPLGAAAQAKASSEAARPAGCSANLKGSAPMKVKLTTSMGAITIELNKEKAPISAENFAKYVDAGHYNGTIFHRVIDGFMIQGGGFAKDMKERSPQAPIKNEAANGLKNDAYTLAMARTGVRDSATAQFFINVKANDFLNYRDESPQGWGYAVFGKVIEGQDVVDKIRKVATGNAGMHQNVPLEPVVIEKAECI, encoded by the coding sequence ATGAAACCGACCCGACGCCTCCTTGCCGCTTCCCTCCTCCTCGTCCTTGCCGGCGTGCCTCTGGGCGCCGCCGCGCAGGCGAAGGCCAGTTCCGAGGCGGCCAGGCCCGCCGGCTGTTCCGCCAACCTGAAAGGATCCGCACCGATGAAAGTCAAGCTCACCACTTCGATGGGCGCCATCACCATCGAGCTGAACAAGGAAAAGGCCCCCATTTCGGCCGAGAACTTCGCAAAGTACGTCGACGCCGGCCATTACAACGGCACGATCTTCCATCGGGTCATCGACGGCTTCATGATCCAGGGCGGCGGATTCGCCAAGGACATGAAGGAAAGGTCGCCGCAGGCACCCATCAAGAACGAGGCAGCCAACGGCCTGAAGAACGACGCCTACACGCTCGCCATGGCCCGCACGGGCGTGCGCGACTCGGCCACCGCGCAATTCTTCATCAACGTGAAGGCGAACGACTTCCTCAACTACCGCGACGAATCCCCGCAAGGCTGGGGCTATGCGGTGTTCGGGAAGGTGATCGAGGGCCAGGACGTGGTGGACAAGATCCGCAAGGTCGCGACGGGCAACGCAGGCATGCACCAGAACGTCCCCCTGGAGCCGGTGGTGATCGAGAAGGCTGAATGCATCTGA
- a CDS encoding O-succinylhomoserine sulfhydrylase encodes MTDEFKPATLGVRAGGLRSDFGEHSETLSLTSSFVFASAGEAARRFSNEEPGNIYSRFTNPTVTMFQSRLAALEGAQACVATATGMAAVATTAMGLLSAGDHLVAARGVFGTVVPLFNQILGRFGIETTWVDPRDLDAWRAALRPRTKLFFAETPSNPVCEIADIAGLASIARAAGVILAIDNCMCSPALQRPVALGADLVVHSTTKFIDGQGRVLGGAIAGRRDLVEGSLFNFVRTAGPAISPFNAWVCLKGMETLKLRVEAQSARALELARWLESHPRVERVNYPGLESHPQHALATRQQSAGGAVLSFVVRGGREAAWRVIDGTRLLSITANFGDTKSTICHPASTTHGRLSPGEREQGGIAEGLLRLAAGLEDAGDIRADLERGLADA; translated from the coding sequence ATGACGGACGAATTCAAGCCAGCTACGCTGGGTGTCCGGGCCGGGGGTCTGCGCAGCGACTTCGGCGAGCATTCCGAGACGCTCTCGCTCACGTCGAGCTTCGTCTTCGCGAGTGCCGGGGAAGCGGCGCGCCGGTTCTCCAACGAGGAACCCGGCAACATCTATTCGCGCTTCACCAACCCGACAGTCACGATGTTCCAGTCGCGGCTCGCCGCCCTGGAAGGCGCTCAGGCCTGCGTGGCCACGGCCACCGGCATGGCCGCGGTGGCGACCACGGCGATGGGACTGCTGTCCGCCGGCGACCACCTCGTCGCTGCGCGCGGCGTCTTCGGAACGGTCGTCCCGCTCTTCAACCAGATCCTGGGGCGCTTCGGCATCGAGACGACCTGGGTCGATCCCCGGGACCTGGATGCGTGGCGGGCAGCCCTCAGGCCGCGCACGAAGCTCTTCTTCGCCGAGACGCCTTCGAATCCGGTCTGCGAAATCGCGGACATCGCGGGGCTCGCATCGATCGCGCGTGCAGCCGGGGTGATACTGGCGATCGACAACTGCATGTGCAGCCCGGCGCTGCAAAGGCCGGTCGCGCTGGGCGCAGACCTCGTGGTCCATTCGACCACGAAGTTCATCGACGGCCAGGGGCGCGTGCTCGGTGGGGCCATCGCAGGGCGCCGCGACCTCGTTGAAGGTTCGCTATTCAATTTCGTGCGCACGGCCGGCCCCGCGATCTCGCCATTCAACGCCTGGGTGTGCCTCAAGGGGATGGAGACGCTCAAGCTTCGTGTCGAGGCGCAATCGGCGCGCGCGCTGGAACTGGCGCGGTGGCTCGAATCGCATCCGCGGGTCGAGCGCGTGAACTACCCGGGGCTCGAGTCGCATCCTCAGCACGCGCTCGCGACGCGCCAGCAGTCGGCGGGCGGAGCCGTGCTTTCATTCGTCGTTCGCGGCGGCCGCGAGGCAGCCTGGCGTGTCATCGACGGGACACGGCTCCTGTCCATCACCGCAAATTTCGGCGACACCAAGTCCACGATCTGCCATCCGGCGTCGACCACCCATGGCCGCCTGTCTCCGGGGGAGCGCGAGCAGGGGGGCATTGCCGAAGGGTTGTTGCGCCTGGCCGCCGGCCTGGAGGATGCCGGCGACATCCGCGCAGACCTCGAACGGGGCCTGGCCGACGCCTGA
- the trpB gene encoding tryptophan synthase subunit beta, whose amino-acid sequence MHEPVAEPRSSPAYDLPDATGHFGPYGGAFVAETLQEALGELRDAYEACRRDPEFQAELAYELEHYVGRPSPVYHAKRLSGDLGGAQIYLKREDLNHTGAHKVNNTMGQALVARHMGKPRVIAETGAGQHGVATATVAARYGMECVVYMGTEDVARQAQNVYRMKLLGATVIPVSSGSRTLKDALNEAMRDWVTNVANTFYIIGTVAGPHPYPMMVRDFNAVVGKECLVQMPALAGRQPDYVLACVGGGSNAMGIFHSYLSHADVKLIGVEAGGLGLSTGKHAATLSAGSPGVLHGNRTYLMQDSDGQILETHSISAGLDYPGVGPEHAWLKDSGRAAYVSVTDDEALAAFHTLCRTEGIIPALESSHAVAHAMKIAPTLGKDRILLVNLSGRGDKDMHTVATASGIKF is encoded by the coding sequence ATGCACGAGCCGGTGGCTGAGCCCCGGTCTTCGCCGGCCTATGACCTGCCCGATGCGACCGGCCATTTCGGTCCGTATGGCGGCGCCTTCGTGGCCGAGACCCTCCAGGAGGCGCTGGGCGAGCTCCGGGACGCCTACGAGGCCTGCCGAAGGGACCCGGAATTCCAGGCGGAACTCGCGTATGAGCTCGAGCATTACGTCGGGCGGCCGAGCCCCGTTTACCACGCGAAGCGACTGTCCGGGGACCTGGGCGGTGCGCAAATCTACCTCAAGCGGGAGGACCTGAACCATACGGGCGCCCACAAGGTGAACAACACCATGGGACAGGCGCTCGTCGCCCGCCACATGGGCAAGCCGCGGGTGATTGCGGAGACGGGGGCAGGGCAGCATGGGGTGGCCACGGCGACCGTGGCGGCTCGCTATGGAATGGAATGCGTCGTCTACATGGGCACGGAGGACGTCGCACGCCAAGCGCAGAACGTGTACCGGATGAAACTGCTCGGTGCCACCGTGATTCCCGTCTCGAGCGGCTCGCGCACGCTCAAGGATGCGCTGAACGAGGCGATGCGCGACTGGGTCACGAATGTCGCGAACACGTTCTACATCATCGGAACCGTTGCCGGGCCCCATCCCTATCCGATGATGGTGCGCGACTTCAATGCCGTCGTCGGCAAGGAATGCCTGGTGCAGATGCCCGCTCTCGCGGGACGGCAGCCCGACTACGTGCTGGCCTGCGTCGGCGGCGGGTCGAACGCGATGGGCATCTTCCATTCCTACCTTTCCCACGCCGATGTGAAGCTCATCGGCGTGGAAGCGGGCGGCCTCGGCCTTTCGACCGGCAAGCATGCGGCGACCCTGTCGGCGGGCTCGCCCGGCGTCCTGCATGGCAACCGCACCTACCTCATGCAGGATTCGGACGGCCAGATCCTCGAGACCCATTCGATCTCGGCGGGACTCGACTATCCCGGCGTCGGCCCCGAGCATGCCTGGCTCAAGGATTCCGGCCGCGCCGCGTACGTCTCCGTGACCGACGACGAGGCACTCGCCGCATTCCACACGCTGTGCCGCACCGAAGGCATCATCCCGGCGCTCGAGTCGAGCCATGCGGTGGCGCACGCGATGAAGATCGCGCCGACCCTCGGCAAGGATCGCATCCTGCTGGTGAACCTTTCCGGTCGCGGCGACAAGGACATGCACACCGTCGCCACGGCTTCCGGCATCAAGTTCTAG
- a CDS encoding acetyl-CoA carboxylase carboxyltransferase subunit beta, translating to MSWFRKLLPPKIKREEGTHRKAVPEGLWSKCPSCEAVLYFTDLEKNLHVCPKCGFHNRLSSRQRLDAFLDPEGRAELASEVVPLDPLKFKDSRKYSERLAEAEKETGESDALIVMQGAVKSVPVIAAAFEFEFLGGSMGSVVGERFVRAVQACCDERVPYVCFTATGGARMQEGLFSLMQMAKTTAALHQLTAARQPFISVLTDPTMGGVSASFAMIGDVVIAEPGALVGFAGPRVIEQTVRETLPEGFQRAEFLLEKGAIDMIVDRREMRDRVSRLIALLKREPAPEA from the coding sequence ATGAGCTGGTTCCGCAAGCTCCTGCCCCCGAAGATCAAGCGCGAGGAGGGCACCCACCGTAAGGCCGTCCCGGAAGGCTTGTGGAGCAAATGCCCGTCTTGCGAGGCGGTGCTCTACTTCACGGATCTCGAGAAGAACCTGCACGTCTGCCCGAAGTGCGGATTCCACAACCGCCTTTCCTCGCGGCAGCGGCTGGACGCCTTTCTCGACCCGGAAGGCCGCGCCGAGCTCGCCTCGGAGGTCGTGCCGCTCGATCCGCTCAAGTTCAAGGACAGCCGCAAGTACTCCGAGCGCCTGGCCGAGGCGGAGAAGGAGACGGGGGAATCCGACGCCCTCATCGTCATGCAGGGGGCCGTGAAATCGGTCCCGGTCATCGCGGCGGCATTCGAATTCGAGTTCCTTGGTGGCTCGATGGGCTCGGTGGTCGGGGAAAGGTTCGTTCGTGCCGTGCAGGCCTGCTGCGACGAGCGCGTGCCCTACGTGTGCTTCACCGCCACCGGCGGCGCGCGCATGCAGGAAGGACTGTTCTCCCTCATGCAGATGGCCAAGACGACGGCGGCGCTGCACCAGCTGACCGCCGCCCGGCAGCCGTTCATCTCGGTGCTGACCGATCCCACCATGGGCGGCGTTTCGGCGAGTTTCGCGATGATCGGCGATGTGGTGATCGCCGAGCCTGGCGCTCTCGTGGGCTTCGCCGGTCCGCGCGTCATCGAGCAGACGGTGCGCGAGACGCTTCCGGAGGGGTTCCAGCGAGCCGAGTTCCTGCTGGAGAAGGGCGCCATCGACATGATCGTCGACCGGCGCGAGATGCGCGACCGGGTGTCCCGGCTCATCGCGTTGCTCAAGCGCGAGCCGGCGCCGGAGGCGTGA
- a CDS encoding phosphoribosylanthranilate isomerase, translating into MIAHRTRIKICGIRDPAMARAAAQAGADAIGLVFHAASPRAVDPAEARAIVDAVPPFVTPVGLFVNRDEQAVRDVLARVPLGMLQFHGDEPPAYCDQFGLPWIRALRVGPGVDLIECEGRFSRAAALLLDADVAGQFGGTGVAFDWSLVPAALARRVVLSGGLDAASVGRAICAVRPWAVDVSSGVETSRGVKDAARIEEFVRSVRDADARAGG; encoded by the coding sequence ATGATTGCCCACCGCACTCGCATCAAGATCTGCGGCATTCGCGACCCCGCGATGGCCCGGGCCGCCGCGCAGGCCGGCGCGGATGCGATCGGGCTCGTGTTCCACGCGGCCAGCCCGCGAGCGGTCGATCCCGCCGAGGCAAGGGCCATCGTCGATGCCGTTCCGCCGTTCGTGACCCCCGTCGGGCTGTTCGTGAATCGGGACGAGCAGGCCGTTCGCGATGTCCTGGCGCGCGTTCCCCTCGGCATGCTCCAGTTCCACGGCGATGAACCGCCGGCGTACTGCGACCAGTTCGGCCTGCCGTGGATCCGGGCCTTGCGGGTCGGACCGGGAGTCGATTTGATAGAATGCGAAGGTCGTTTTTCGCGTGCGGCGGCATTGCTGCTCGATGCGGATGTTGCAGGCCAGTTCGGCGGCACCGGCGTCGCATTCGACTGGTCCCTCGTCCCCGCCGCGCTCGCCCGACGGGTTGTTCTCTCGGGCGGGCTCGATGCGGCAAGCGTGGGCCGCGCCATCTGCGCCGTGAGACCGTGGGCGGTGGATGTCTCCAGTGGCGTCGAGACGTCGCGTGGTGTCAAGGACGCAGCCCGGATCGAGGAATTCGTGAGGAGTGTGAGAGATGCAGATGCACGAGCCGGTGGCTGA
- the folC gene encoding bifunctional tetrahydrofolate synthase/dihydrofolate synthase encodes MSRPATPGPGALLGEWLDYISAQHPAQIALGLERVREVMGRMGLASPPFVITVGGTNGKGSTCAYLECILRTAGYCTGLYTSPHLVRYNERVRLDGEEAGDEVLARTLERVEAARGATALTYFEFGTLAALAAFDEAKVDVAILEVGLGGRLDAVNLVDADCSIVSSVDLDHQAWLGDTREAIGLEKAHIYRSGRPAFFGDADPPASLVAHAVSLGADLQLLGRDFRAVSHERQWDFEGRQGAKRALPMPALRGSWQLANAATALAALDQVAARFPVSIGEVKRGLTAVRLAGRMQVLPGRPTVVLDVAHNPHAARALARGLGEMGFHPKTIAVFAILADKDIGAVIDAVSPRVDRWHVATVANERAASAAHVAALLASRDLAGRTRIFATVALAYEAALREAGPNDRILVFGSFHTVAGVLEAPR; translated from the coding sequence TTGAGCCGGCCCGCCACCCCCGGCCCCGGTGCCCTGCTGGGGGAATGGCTCGACTACATATCCGCCCAGCATCCCGCGCAGATCGCTCTCGGTCTGGAGCGCGTGCGCGAGGTGATGGGCCGGATGGGGCTTGCGTCCCCGCCCTTCGTCATCACGGTGGGCGGAACCAACGGCAAGGGATCGACCTGCGCCTACCTGGAATGCATCCTGCGCACGGCAGGCTACTGCACGGGCCTCTACACCTCGCCTCACCTCGTGCGCTACAACGAGCGCGTTCGCCTCGACGGGGAGGAGGCCGGCGACGAGGTGCTGGCGCGCACACTGGAACGCGTCGAGGCGGCGCGGGGCGCCACGGCGCTCACCTATTTCGAGTTCGGCACGCTCGCGGCGCTGGCCGCATTCGACGAAGCGAAAGTCGACGTGGCGATCCTCGAAGTGGGGCTGGGCGGGCGACTCGACGCCGTCAACCTTGTGGATGCGGACTGCTCGATAGTCTCGAGCGTGGACCTCGACCACCAGGCGTGGCTCGGGGATACCCGCGAGGCGATCGGTCTCGAGAAGGCCCACATCTACCGCAGCGGCCGTCCGGCGTTCTTCGGCGACGCCGATCCTCCTGCCTCTCTCGTGGCGCATGCCGTGTCCCTCGGGGCCGACCTGCAATTGCTCGGCCGCGATTTCCGGGCGGTCTCCCATGAGCGGCAATGGGATTTCGAGGGCCGGCAGGGCGCGAAGCGGGCGCTGCCCATGCCTGCCTTGCGCGGCTCCTGGCAGCTTGCGAATGCGGCCACCGCGCTGGCGGCGCTCGACCAGGTTGCCGCGCGCTTTCCGGTGTCGATCGGTGAGGTGAAGCGGGGGCTGACCGCGGTGCGCCTGGCGGGCCGCATGCAGGTCCTTCCCGGTCGCCCGACGGTGGTGCTGGATGTCGCCCACAATCCGCATGCGGCTCGCGCCCTGGCCAGAGGGCTGGGGGAGATGGGGTTCCACCCGAAAACGATCGCGGTCTTCGCGATCCTCGCCGACAAGGACATCGGTGCAGTGATCGATGCCGTGTCACCGCGCGTGGATCGCTGGCATGTGGCCACGGTGGCGAACGAGCGAGCCGCGTCCGCCGCGCATGTGGCGGCCCTCCTGGCGTCGCGGGACCTGGCAGGGCGCACGCGAATCTTTGCCACGGTGGCGCTCGCCTACGAGGCCGCGCTTCGGGAGGCGGGTCCGAATGATAGAATTCTCGTTTTCGGCTCGTTCCATACCGTCGCGGGGGTTCTCGAGGCTCCGCGATAA
- the truA gene encoding tRNA pseudouridine(38-40) synthase TruA codes for MRIALGIEYDGAPFCGWQHQPSGCGVQDCIEKALSGFAAARVEIVAAGRTDAGVHARSQVVHFDTDAVRDDLAWVRGPNALLPAAIRIVWAQKVPQDFHARHSARSRTYHYLLLDDAVAPALLESKIGWFHRPLDVGAMHEAARSLVGEFDFSAFRDAQCQAKSPVRVVQEAEVARDGRLVVIAIRANAFLHHMVRNIVGSLVYVGAGRQPVTWIAQLMEGRDRRLAAPTFAPDGLYLSAIEYDPAIGLPAFRPNPLLPPP; via the coding sequence ATGCGAATCGCCCTCGGCATCGAGTACGACGGCGCGCCCTTTTGCGGCTGGCAGCACCAGCCCTCGGGATGCGGCGTTCAGGACTGCATCGAGAAGGCCCTGTCGGGCTTCGCGGCCGCTCGCGTCGAGATCGTGGCGGCGGGCAGGACCGATGCCGGTGTCCATGCCCGATCTCAGGTCGTCCACTTCGACACCGATGCGGTTCGCGATGACCTCGCCTGGGTGCGTGGACCGAACGCGCTGCTGCCCGCGGCGATCCGGATCGTGTGGGCGCAAAAGGTGCCCCAGGATTTCCATGCCCGCCACAGCGCCCGCTCGCGCACCTATCATTACCTCCTGCTCGACGATGCGGTAGCCCCCGCCTTGCTCGAGTCGAAGATCGGGTGGTTCCATCGGCCGCTCGACGTAGGCGCGATGCACGAGGCCGCCCGTTCGCTGGTGGGCGAGTTCGACTTCAGTGCCTTTCGCGACGCCCAGTGCCAGGCGAAATCGCCCGTGCGCGTCGTTCAGGAGGCCGAAGTCGCGCGCGATGGGCGTCTGGTGGTGATCGCCATCCGGGCCAACGCATTCCTCCACCACATGGTGAGGAACATCGTCGGAAGCCTCGTCTATGTCGGCGCGGGACGGCAGCCCGTGACATGGATCGCGCAACTCATGGAAGGGCGCGACCGACGACTTGCGGCGCCGACATTCGCGCCCGATGGGCTGTACCTTTCCGCCATCGAGTATGATCCGGCGATCGGCCTGCCGGCCTTCCGGCCGAATCCGCTCCTTCCGCCGCCATGA
- a CDS encoding UDP-2,3-diacylglucosamine diphosphatase: MQRTLFISDLHLAEERPSTADRFARFLAETVPVADALYILGDLFEYWVGDDGLSLDFPARIADFLRLAARATPVFFMHGNRDFMVASRFCAETGIRLIPDPTVIDLYGERALLMHGDTLCTGDQAYLAFRAQVRNPAWQAAALVRPLAERVAIARGMRERSEDAKGGKGEAILDVAPEAVEAAFVAADSRLMIHGHTHRPARHEHEAGGRTCIRWVLPDWYEAGGYLEASPSVIRAVPLD, from the coding sequence ATGCAGCGCACGCTGTTCATCTCCGACCTGCACCTCGCCGAGGAGCGGCCGTCGACCGCAGACCGGTTCGCCCGGTTCCTCGCCGAGACCGTCCCGGTGGCCGACGCGCTCTATATCCTGGGCGACCTCTTCGAGTACTGGGTAGGCGATGACGGCCTGTCGCTGGATTTTCCGGCGCGCATCGCGGACTTCCTGCGCCTGGCGGCTCGCGCAACGCCTGTTTTCTTCATGCACGGCAACCGGGATTTCATGGTCGCTTCACGATTCTGCGCCGAGACGGGGATCCGCCTCATCCCGGACCCCACGGTGATCGACCTGTACGGGGAGCGCGCGCTCCTCATGCACGGCGATACCCTTTGCACCGGCGACCAGGCGTACCTCGCCTTCCGCGCGCAGGTGCGAAACCCCGCCTGGCAGGCCGCGGCGCTCGTGCGACCGCTGGCTGAGCGTGTCGCGATCGCGCGCGGCATGCGCGAGAGAAGCGAGGACGCGAAAGGCGGCAAGGGCGAGGCCATCCTGGACGTGGCGCCCGAGGCGGTCGAGGCCGCCTTCGTGGCGGCGGACAGCCGCCTGATGATCCACGGCCATACGCACCGGCCGGCACGGCACGAGCACGAAGCCGGCGGACGCACTTGCATTCGCTGGGTGCTGCCGGACTGGTACGAGGCGGGTGGCTACCTCGAGGCTTCGCCTTCCGTGATCCGGGCGGTCCCCCTCGACTGA
- a CDS encoding tryptophan synthase subunit alpha, whose translation MSRIAATFEGLRAQRRAALVPFVTAGDPTPATTLGMLRALVKNGADIVELGVPFSDPMADGPTIQRSSERALRAGTGLAMILDTVKEYRREDDRTPIVLMGYANPVEHMGAEKFAARAKESGVDGVLIVDYPPEESGAWVEALAGAGIDPIFLLSPTSSESRIDLVARMAKGYIYYVSLKGVTGAATIDTADVERMLTRIRARTGVPVGVGFGIRDPQTARAIARFADAVVIGSRLVEEIERSEPGLAAANAGAVLAGFRAGVDAAAGDRSAE comes from the coding sequence ATGAGCCGCATCGCCGCCACCTTCGAAGGCCTTCGCGCCCAGCGCCGCGCCGCGCTCGTGCCCTTCGTCACGGCAGGCGACCCGACGCCCGCCACCACGCTCGGCATGCTGCGCGCCCTCGTAAAGAATGGTGCGGACATTGTCGAGCTGGGAGTGCCTTTCTCCGACCCGATGGCCGACGGCCCGACCATCCAGCGATCCTCGGAGCGTGCGCTTCGCGCGGGAACGGGCCTCGCCATGATCCTCGATACGGTGAAGGAGTATCGCCGCGAGGACGATCGCACCCCGATCGTGCTGATGGGCTACGCGAATCCCGTGGAGCACATGGGCGCCGAAAAGTTCGCCGCGCGGGCAAAGGAATCGGGAGTGGACGGCGTCCTCATCGTGGACTACCCCCCGGAGGAGAGCGGCGCCTGGGTCGAGGCCCTGGCGGGAGCCGGCATCGACCCGATCTTTCTGCTCTCCCCGACCTCGTCCGAGTCGCGCATAGACCTGGTGGCGCGCATGGCGAAAGGCTACATCTACTACGTCTCCCTGAAGGGGGTGACGGGTGCGGCCACTATCGACACGGCCGATGTGGAGCGCATGCTCACCCGCATCCGTGCGCGCACCGGCGTGCCGGTGGGCGTGGGTTTCGGCATCCGCGATCCGCAGACCGCACGCGCCATCGCGCGGTTCGCCGACGCGGTGGTCATCGGCAGCCGGCTTGTCGAGGAGATCGAGCGCTCGGAGCCCGGTCTGGCCGCGGCGAACGCCGGCGCCGTGCTCGCCGGGTTTCGTGCCGGCGTGGACGCGGCCGCAGGCGACAGGTCCGCCGAATGA